One genomic region from Methanocaldococcus fervens AG86 encodes:
- a CDS encoding P-II family nitrogen regulator has product MKKVEAVIRPEKLEIVKKALSEAGYIGMTVSEVKGRGIQGGIVERYRGREYVVDLIPKVKIEMVVKEEDVDNVINIICENAKTGNPGDGKIFVIPIERVVRVRTGEENEKAI; this is encoded by the coding sequence ATGAAGAAAGTTGAAGCAGTTATAAGACCTGAGAAATTGGAAATTGTTAAAAAGGCTTTATCTGAAGCTGGATATATTGGAATGACTGTTAGTGAAGTCAAAGGTAGAGGAATTCAAGGGGGAATAGTTGAGAGATATAGGGGAAGGGAGTATGTTGTTGATTTAATTCCAAAAGTTAAGATTGAGATGGTTGTAAAAGAAGAGGACGTTGATAATGTCATTAACATTATCTGCGAAAATGCAAAAACAGGAAATCCAGGAGATGGGAAAATATTTGTTATTCCAATTGAAAGAGTTGTAAGGGTGAGAACTGGGGAAGAAAATGAGAAAGCAATATAA
- a CDS encoding ThiF family adenylyltransferase codes for MDVEEMEKMLKPRGEVSIIGCGRLGVRVTFDLLEVHRGGVEKVYVFDNAKIEENDVVHRRLGGKVGEYKVDFIKRFFGDRVEAFRENITKDNLHLIKGDVAIIAIAGGDTIPTTRAIINYCKERGIKTIGTNGVFGIEEKIKVCDAKYAKGPAKFLNLDEEGHIVVGTEKFIRDFEPITPYTLDEIAKRMVIECLRILWKKYYQS; via the coding sequence ATGGATGTTGAAGAAATGGAAAAAATGTTAAAGCCAAGAGGAGAAGTTTCAATAATTGGATGTGGAAGATTAGGGGTTAGGGTAACTTTTGATTTATTAGAAGTGCATAGAGGAGGAGTAGAAAAGGTTTATGTTTTTGATAATGCCAAAATAGAGGAAAATGATGTTGTTCATAGAAGATTAGGGGGAAAAGTTGGAGAATATAAGGTGGATTTCATAAAAAGATTTTTTGGTGATAGGGTTGAAGCATTTAGAGAAAACATAACCAAGGATAATCTTCATTTAATTAAAGGGGATGTGGCAATTATAGCTATAGCTGGTGGGGACACAATTCCAACAACGAGGGCTATTATAAACTACTGTAAAGAAAGAGGGATTAAAACAATAGGAACTAATGGAGTTTTTGGTATAGAGGAAAAAATAAAAGTTTGTGATGCTAAATATGCAAAAGGTCCGGCCAAGTTTTTAAATTTGGATGAAGAAGGGCATATAGTTGTAGGAACTGAGAAATTTATTAGAGATTTTGAACCAATAACACCATATACATTAGATGAGATTGCTAAAAGGATGGTTATTGAATGTTTAAGGATATTGTGGAAGAAGTATTACCAAAGTTAA
- a CDS encoding 30S ribosomal protein S19e produces the protein MVTVYDVPADKLIQKTAEKLKEMNIGVPPWVDFVKTGVSRERRPQQDDWWYIRCASILRKIYIYGPVGVSRLRTAYGGRKNRGHAPEHFYKGSGNIIRKALQELEKLGLVERTPEGRVITPKGRSFLDNIAKEVRDEIINEIPALAKY, from the coding sequence ATGGTAACTGTCTACGATGTTCCAGCTGATAAGTTAATTCAAAAGACAGCTGAAAAATTAAAGGAGATGAATATTGGCGTTCCTCCATGGGTAGATTTTGTCAAGACAGGAGTTAGCAGAGAGAGAAGACCACAGCAAGATGACTGGTGGTACATAAGGTGTGCATCAATTTTAAGAAAAATCTACATCTACGGCCCAGTTGGTGTTTCAAGGTTAAGAACTGCTTATGGGGGAAGAAAGAACAGAGGACACGCACCAGAACACTTCTACAAAGGTAGTGGAAACATCATTAGAAAAGCTTTACAAGAATTGGAAAAATTAGGATTAGTTGAAAGGACCCCAGAAGGAAGAGTTATCACACCAAAAGGAAGAAGTTTCTTAGATAACATTGCTAAAGAGGTCAGGGATGAAATTATTAACGAAATCCCTGCTCTTGCTAAGTACTAA
- a CDS encoding DNA-binding protein, with protein MDPEEIKRRKLLELQKKLAEQQQQEEALLEAKMQKRALLRKILTPEARERLERIRLARPEFAEAVEIQLIQLAQLGRLPIPLKDDEFKALLERIAAMTKKKRDIKIIRK; from the coding sequence ATGGACCCTGAAGAAATTAAAAGAAGAAAGCTTCTTGAATTGCAAAAAAAGCTTGCTGAACAACAGCAACAAGAAGAAGCATTATTAGAAGCAAAAATGCAGAAGAGAGCTTTATTAAGGAAAATATTAACTCCAGAAGCGAGAGAGAGATTAGAAAGGATAAGATTGGCAAGACCTGAATTTGCTGAAGCTGTTGAGATACAGCTAATTCAGTTAGCTCAGCTCGGTAGATTACCAATTCCATTAAAAGATGATGAGTTCAAAGCATTGCTTGAGAGAATAGCTGCCATGACTAAGAAAAAGAGAGACATTAAAATCATTAGAAAGTGA
- a CDS encoding DUF7411 family protein: protein MDVYVLFSGGKDSSLSAVILKKLGYNPNLITINFGVIPSYKLAEETAKILGFKHKIITLDRKIVEKAADMVVEHKYPSPAIQYIHKTVLEILADEYDLLADGTRRDDKVPKLSYSEVQSLEMRKNIQYITPLMGFGYKTLRHLANEFFILEEIKSGTKLSSDYEAEIRHILKERGINPEKYFPEHKQTRVVGLKKKI, encoded by the coding sequence ATGGATGTTTATGTTCTCTTTAGTGGAGGGAAAGACAGCTCCCTCTCAGCAGTGATATTAAAAAAACTTGGATATAATCCCAATCTAATAACCATAAATTTTGGTGTCATTCCATCCTACAAATTGGCTGAAGAGACAGCTAAAATTTTAGGATTTAAGCATAAGATTATAACTCTTGATAGAAAAATTGTTGAAAAAGCTGCTGATATGGTTGTTGAGCATAAATATCCTTCACCAGCTATACAATACATTCATAAAACTGTCTTAGAAATTTTGGCTGATGAATACGATTTATTAGCTGATGGGACGAGGAGAGATGATAAAGTTCCAAAACTTAGTTATTCAGAAGTTCAAAGCTTAGAGATGAGGAAAAACATCCAATACATAACTCCTTTAATGGGCTTTGGTTACAAAACTTTAAGACACTTAGCAAACGAATTTTTTATATTGGAAGAGATAAAAAGTGGAACTAAGTTGAGCTCTGACTATGAGGCTGAGATTAGACACATACTTAAGGAGAGAGGAATAAATCCTGAAAAATATTTCCCTGAGCATAAACAAACGAGAGTAGTTGGCTTAAAAAAGAAAATTTAG
- a CDS encoding 50S ribosomal protein L39e — translation MGSNKPLGKKLRLAKALKQNRRVPLFVVVKTKGKVRYHPKMRYWRRSKLKA, via the coding sequence ATGGGAAGTAACAAGCCATTAGGGAAAAAATTGAGGTTAGCTAAAGCATTAAAGCAGAACAGAAGAGTTCCATTGTTTGTTGTTGTTAAAACAAAAGGAAAAGTTAGATACCATCCAAAAATGAGATACTGGAGAAGAAGCAAGTTAAAAGCTTAA
- a CDS encoding UPF0146 family protein, with translation MNVEVITEFIKNFAEENNCKKITEVGIGFKFDVARELNNYFNLIVVDINEKAVKKAKLLGLNAYKDDLFNPNINLYEDVDLIYSIRPPRDLQPYILELSEKINANLIIRPLLNETPIKELKLKNYKGEVFYIKE, from the coding sequence ATGAATGTAGAGGTTATAACTGAATTTATAAAAAACTTTGCAGAAGAAAACAACTGTAAAAAGATAACTGAGGTTGGAATTGGATTTAAATTTGATGTTGCAAGAGAACTAAATAATTACTTCAATTTAATAGTTGTAGATATTAATGAAAAAGCTGTTAAAAAAGCCAAATTGTTGGGATTAAATGCCTATAAAGATGATTTATTTAATCCAAATATAAATTTATATGAAGATGTTGATTTAATCTATTCTATAAGACCCCCGAGGGACTTACAGCCGTATATTTTAGAATTGTCAGAAAAGATTAACGCCAATTTAATTATAAGACCTCTTTTAAATGAAACACCAATAAAAGAGCTAAAACTAAAAAACTACAAGGGAGAGGTTTTTTATATAAAAGAGTAA
- a CDS encoding ATP-binding protein has protein sequence MIIAVSGKGGVGKTAFTTLLIKALSKNTNSILVVDADPDSNLPETLGVDVEKTVGDIREELKKLVEKDEIPAGMTKLDYLRSKIFEILVETKYYDLLVMGRPEGSGCYCSVNNWLRQIIDNLSKDYEFVIIDTEAGLEHLSRRTTQNVDVMVVITDASKRGLGTAKRIKKLANELEVKFKDIYVVANKVKPEYEGLIENYAKELGLNLIGKLPYNKEIAEYDLKGIPLWNLPEDNEVYKKVEEIAEKIIKNVEK, from the coding sequence ATGATTATTGCAGTTAGTGGAAAAGGAGGAGTAGGAAAAACAGCATTTACAACCTTATTAATTAAGGCATTATCTAAAAACACAAATAGTATTTTAGTTGTTGATGCAGACCCAGATTCAAATTTACCTGAAACTTTGGGAGTTGATGTAGAAAAAACAGTTGGAGATATTAGGGAAGAGTTGAAAAAATTAGTTGAAAAGGATGAAATACCTGCAGGAATGACTAAGTTGGATTATTTGAGGAGTAAGATTTTTGAAATATTGGTTGAAACAAAATATTATGATTTGTTGGTTATGGGAAGGCCTGAAGGTAGTGGTTGCTATTGCAGTGTAAATAACTGGTTAAGACAGATTATTGATAACCTATCTAAGGATTATGAATTTGTTATTATAGATACTGAAGCAGGTTTGGAGCATCTTAGTAGGAGAACAACACAAAATGTAGATGTTATGGTTGTTATAACCGATGCTTCAAAAAGAGGTTTAGGAACTGCTAAAAGAATAAAAAAATTGGCTAATGAGTTAGAGGTTAAGTTTAAAGACATTTATGTTGTGGCAAATAAGGTTAAACCAGAGTATGAGGGGCTGATTGAAAACTATGCAAAAGAGCTTGGCTTAAATTTAATTGGAAAACTGCCCTATAATAAGGAGATAGCTGAGTATGATTTAAAAGGTATTCCTTTATGGAATCTTCCAGAGGATAACGAGGTTTATAAAAAAGTTGAGGAGATTGCTGAAAAGATAATCAAAAATGTGGAAAAATGA
- a CDS encoding pyridoxal phosphate-dependent aminotransferase: MLSKRLLDFESFEVMDILALAQNLENEGKDVIHLEIGEPDFNTPKPIIDEGIKVLKEGNTHYTDSRGILELREKLSELYKNKYNVDVNPNNIVITGGSSLGLFFALSSIIDEGDEVLIQNPCYPCYKNFIRFLGAKPVFCDFTVESLEKNLSNKTKAIIINSPSNPLGEVINKDIYEFAYENIPFIISDEIYNGLVYEGKCYSTIEFDEHLEKTILINGFSKLYAMTGWRLGYVMSNEKIIDAILKLQQNLFISAPTVSQYAALKAFEKETEKEVNNMIKEFNRRRKLVLKYVKDFGWEINNPVGAYYVFPNIGEDGREFAYKLLKEKYVALTPGIGFGDKGKNHVRISYANSYENIKEGLERIKEFLDENESN, encoded by the coding sequence ATGTTATCAAAAAGACTTTTGGATTTTGAATCATTTGAAGTTATGGATATTTTGGCATTAGCTCAAAATTTAGAAAATGAAGGAAAAGACGTTATACATTTAGAGATAGGGGAGCCAGATTTCAATACTCCAAAACCTATTATTGATGAAGGAATTAAAGTTTTAAAAGAGGGGAATACTCATTATACAGACAGCAGAGGGATTTTAGAGTTGAGGGAAAAACTTAGTGAGTTATATAAAAACAAATATAATGTGGATGTAAATCCAAACAACATAGTTATTACTGGAGGTAGCTCATTAGGTTTGTTTTTTGCTTTATCTTCAATAATTGATGAAGGAGATGAGGTTTTAATTCAAAATCCGTGCTATCCATGCTATAAAAACTTCATTAGGTTTTTAGGGGCTAAGCCAGTATTTTGTGATTTTACAGTTGAAAGTTTAGAGAAAAACCTATCCAATAAAACTAAGGCGATAATAATAAATTCTCCATCAAATCCTTTGGGAGAGGTTATAAATAAAGATATTTACGAATTTGCCTATGAAAACATCCCATTCATTATCTCTGATGAAATCTACAACGGCTTAGTTTATGAAGGTAAATGTTATTCAACAATTGAGTTTGATGAACATTTAGAAAAAACCATTTTAATTAATGGATTTTCTAAGCTCTATGCTATGACCGGTTGGAGGTTAGGTTATGTTATGTCTAATGAAAAGATTATTGATGCAATTTTAAAATTACAGCAAAATCTATTTATCTCTGCCCCAACTGTATCTCAATATGCCGCATTAAAGGCTTTTGAAAAAGAAACTGAAAAAGAAGTAAACAATATGATAAAAGAATTTAATAGGAGGAGAAAATTAGTTTTAAAATATGTAAAAGATTTTGGATGGGAAATTAATAATCCTGTTGGAGCTTATTATGTATTTCCAAACATAGGAGAAGATGGGAGAGAGTTTGCCTACAAATTATTAAAGGAAAAATACGTTGCTTTAACTCCTGGAATAGGTTTTGGAGATAAAGGGAAAAACCATGTGAGGATCAGCTACGCCAACTCATATGAAAACATAAAAGAAGGTTTAGAAAGAATTAAAGAATTTTTAGACGAAAATGAAAGTAATTAA